One Actinospica robiniae DSM 44927 genomic region harbors:
- a CDS encoding aminotransferase class IV has product MEIDGESPSADALAEIALESFGHFTAMQVRGGRVRGLGLHLDRLDAANRELFGRPFDGGYVRTLIRQALRGGNGREPQPDASVRVIVRGIAATGAVRTIVTVRPPAQVPDRPQRLRSVSYQREIAHIKRPGDFAHAYHLNEVARAGYDDALLTSPTGRISEGGITNIAFFDGTDVLWPDGPSLAGITMQLVAPRLAEQGLKSRTGRVTLAELGRFAGICVTNSRGVGAVRSVDELEIPVSDTLMRAVGDAYESVPWDEI; this is encoded by the coding sequence ATGGAGATCGACGGCGAGAGTCCCAGTGCGGACGCCCTCGCCGAGATCGCACTGGAGAGCTTCGGCCACTTCACCGCGATGCAGGTGCGCGGCGGCCGGGTGCGCGGGCTGGGGCTGCATCTGGACCGGCTGGACGCGGCGAACCGGGAGCTGTTCGGCAGGCCCTTCGACGGCGGGTATGTGCGAACCCTCATCCGGCAGGCGCTGCGCGGCGGGAACGGCCGCGAGCCCCAGCCGGACGCGTCGGTGCGGGTGATCGTGCGCGGGATCGCGGCGACCGGCGCCGTGCGCACCATCGTCACCGTGCGCCCGCCGGCCCAGGTGCCGGACCGGCCGCAGCGGCTGCGCTCGGTCTCCTACCAGCGCGAGATCGCGCACATCAAGCGGCCCGGCGACTTCGCCCACGCCTACCACCTGAACGAGGTCGCCCGCGCCGGCTACGACGACGCGCTGCTGACCAGCCCGACCGGGCGGATCTCCGAGGGCGGGATCACCAACATCGCGTTCTTCGACGGCACGGACGTGCTGTGGCCGGACGGCCCGTCGCTGGCCGGCATCACCATGCAGCTGGTCGCACCGCGTCTGGCCGAGCAGGGCCTGAAATCGCGCACCGGCCGGGTCACCCTGGCCGAGCTCGGCCGCTTCGCAGGGATCTGCGTCACCAACTCGCGCGGCGTCGGCGCGGTGCGCAGCGTCGACGAGCTCGAGATCCCGGTCTCCGACACGCTCATGCGGGCCGTGGGCGACGCTTACGAATCCGTACCCTGGGATGAGATCTAA
- a CDS encoding MMPL family transporter, with product MASLARWCFRNRTKVLVFWIIALIGIFLAGSAWGDAYSTSFNMPGTDSTKALNLLKQLDAKASGDTDQIVWHTLGNGAKVTDPNVEQTVTAMLDEVGKGHGIVSVTNPYQTDGAKSTAISADGTIAYSTVTFAGNQTDIQLDDVQSLVDTAKKAQSANLEVELGGTDIQGTEQSSTGSAELLGYLAALIVLLLAFGSIVGALLPVIIAIFGLGIGTSLIIMTSHAMTIPQLAPILAALIGMGVGIDYALFIVTRFRNSVREGLSHEDSVVLALNTSGRAVIFAGTTVCIALLGMLTTRMSFMSGTGVGAAIVVATVVFASITLLPALLGFRGIAKRVMSRGTRKRLSASGPITGEPTGVWARWARVVEKRPTVLALLAVIIMGVLIIPTMSIRLLNSDQGNDPSSTTTRKAYDLLAEGFGPGFNGPLQIVAQLGGPNDAAALPKMATTISALPDVTTAFAVPTEPGAHVGIVMVYPKTAPESAQTTDLVDQLRDTVVPKAEAGTQMQAYVGGTTAIFEDFASVMKQKIPLFVGVVVGLGFLLLMLAFRSLLVPLAAAAMNLVAAGASFGVIVWMFQYGHGSDALGLGAAGPVEAWLPVMMLSILFGLSMDYQVFLVSRMHEEWVHTKDNRRAVRVGQAETGRVITAAATIMIAVFLCFLLLKQRAVSEFGIGLAAAVALDAFVLRMLLVPSIMQLFGRANWYLPKWLDRILPHMSVEGDGEPPVGRGYLDPGLFPASSEVAAWGTVSFGDQDSDDVQDGVPSGRR from the coding sequence ATGGCTTCGCTCGCACGATGGTGCTTCAGAAACCGGACCAAGGTCCTGGTGTTCTGGATCATCGCGCTGATCGGCATCTTTCTCGCCGGTAGCGCCTGGGGGGACGCGTACTCGACGTCGTTCAACATGCCCGGCACGGACTCGACCAAGGCGCTCAACCTGCTCAAGCAGCTCGACGCCAAGGCTTCGGGCGACACCGACCAGATCGTCTGGCACACGCTGGGCAACGGGGCGAAGGTCACCGACCCGAACGTCGAGCAGACCGTCACCGCCATGCTCGACGAGGTCGGCAAGGGCCACGGCATCGTCAGCGTGACCAACCCGTACCAGACCGACGGAGCCAAGTCGACCGCCATCAGCGCGGACGGCACGATCGCGTACTCGACGGTGACCTTCGCCGGCAACCAGACCGACATCCAGCTCGACGACGTGCAGAGCCTGGTCGACACGGCCAAGAAGGCGCAGAGCGCGAACCTCGAGGTCGAGCTCGGCGGCACCGACATCCAGGGCACCGAGCAGTCGAGCACCGGCTCCGCCGAACTGCTCGGCTACCTCGCCGCGCTGATCGTGCTGCTGCTCGCCTTCGGCTCGATCGTCGGAGCGCTGCTGCCGGTGATCATCGCGATCTTCGGGCTCGGCATCGGCACCTCCCTGATCATCATGACCTCGCACGCGATGACCATCCCGCAGCTCGCCCCGATCCTCGCGGCGCTGATCGGCATGGGCGTCGGCATCGACTACGCCCTGTTCATCGTCACCCGCTTCCGCAACTCGGTGCGGGAGGGGCTGAGCCATGAGGACTCGGTGGTCCTCGCGCTCAACACCTCCGGGCGTGCGGTGATCTTCGCCGGCACCACCGTCTGCATCGCGCTGCTCGGCATGCTCACCACCCGGATGAGCTTCATGTCCGGCACCGGCGTCGGCGCCGCCATCGTCGTGGCCACGGTCGTGTTCGCCTCGATCACGCTGCTGCCCGCGCTGCTCGGCTTCCGGGGCATCGCCAAGCGGGTCATGTCCCGCGGCACCCGCAAGCGGCTGTCCGCCAGCGGGCCGATCACCGGCGAGCCGACCGGCGTGTGGGCGCGCTGGGCCCGGGTGGTGGAGAAGCGGCCGACCGTGCTGGCCCTGCTCGCCGTGATCATCATGGGCGTGCTGATCATCCCGACCATGTCCATCCGGCTGCTCAACTCGGACCAGGGCAACGACCCGAGCAGCACCACCACGCGCAAGGCGTACGATCTGCTGGCCGAGGGCTTCGGTCCGGGCTTCAACGGCCCGCTGCAGATCGTCGCGCAGCTGGGCGGGCCGAACGACGCCGCCGCCCTACCGAAGATGGCCACGACCATCAGTGCTCTTCCGGACGTCACCACGGCCTTCGCCGTGCCGACCGAGCCCGGCGCCCATGTCGGCATCGTCATGGTGTACCCGAAGACGGCGCCGGAGTCCGCGCAGACCACGGACCTGGTCGACCAGCTGCGTGACACCGTCGTGCCGAAGGCCGAAGCGGGCACGCAGATGCAGGCCTACGTCGGCGGCACGACGGCGATCTTCGAGGACTTCGCCAGTGTGATGAAGCAGAAGATCCCGTTGTTCGTGGGCGTGGTCGTCGGGCTCGGCTTCCTGTTGCTGATGCTCGCCTTCCGCTCGCTCCTCGTCCCGCTGGCCGCGGCGGCGATGAACCTGGTCGCGGCCGGAGCGTCGTTCGGCGTGATCGTCTGGATGTTCCAGTACGGCCACGGCTCGGACGCCCTCGGGCTCGGCGCGGCCGGGCCGGTGGAGGCGTGGCTACCGGTGATGATGCTCTCCATCCTGTTCGGCCTGTCGATGGACTATCAGGTCTTCCTGGTCTCCCGGATGCACGAGGAATGGGTGCACACCAAGGACAACCGCCGGGCGGTGCGGGTCGGCCAGGCCGAGACCGGACGGGTGATCACCGCCGCGGCCACCATCATGATCGCGGTGTTCCTCTGCTTCCTGCTGCTCAAGCAGCGCGCGGTGTCCGAGTTCGGCATCGGCCTGGCCGCGGCGGTGGCGCTGGACGCCTTCGTGCTGCGGATGCTGCTGGTGCCCTCGATCATGCAGCTGTTCGGCCGGGCGAACTGGTACCTGCCCAAGTGGCTCGACCGGATCCTGCCGCACATGTCCGTCGAGGGCGACGGCGAGCCGCCGGTCGGCCGCGGCTACCTCGACCCGGGGCTGTTCCCGGCGTCGAGCGAGGTCGCCGCGTGGGGCACCGTCTCCTTCGGCGATCAGGACTCGGACGACGTTCAGGACGGCGTGCCCAGCGGCCGCCGCTGA
- the glpK gene encoding glycerol kinase GlpK produces MAEYVGAVDQGTTSTRFMVFDHAGREVARHQLEHGQLLPEPGWVEHDPLEIWERTRVVIETTLAREGLHAADLAALGITNQRETTVVWNRRTGRPYHNAIVWQDTRTDRIAAALDRSDAGELIRHRSGLPPATYFSGGKIQWLLENVPGLREDARAGDALFGTTDSWLLWNLTGGVDGGVHVTDVTNAGRTMLMDLETLDWDDELLACFDVPRAMLPEIKSSSLPAGYGVTRADGPLGGEVPLTAVLGDQQAATVGQVCFRPGEAKNTYGTGNFLLMNTGTEIVRSSHGLLTTPAYRFGDEPAVYALEGSIAVTGSAVQWLRDQLGIISGAAQSEALARQVQDTGGVYFVPAFSGLFAPYWRSDARGAIVGLSRFHTNAHLARATLEAICYQTRDVIEAMEQDSGVRLDVLRVDGGVTANELAMQIQADVLGVAVSRPVVAETTALGAAYAAGLAVGFWDSTQELVGNWHEARRWEPEWDEPRREKGYRGWKKAVTRTLDWVEIEEG; encoded by the coding sequence ATGGCTGAATACGTCGGCGCCGTCGACCAGGGCACCACGAGCACCCGGTTCATGGTCTTCGACCACGCCGGCCGGGAGGTGGCACGCCATCAGCTCGAGCACGGCCAGCTGCTGCCGGAGCCGGGGTGGGTCGAGCACGATCCGCTGGAGATCTGGGAGCGCACCCGGGTCGTGATCGAGACCACCCTCGCCCGCGAGGGCCTGCACGCCGCCGACCTCGCCGCGCTGGGCATCACCAACCAGCGCGAGACGACGGTGGTGTGGAACCGGCGCACCGGGCGGCCGTACCACAACGCCATCGTCTGGCAGGACACGCGCACCGACCGCATCGCCGCCGCGCTCGACCGCTCCGACGCGGGCGAGCTGATCCGGCACCGCAGCGGGCTGCCGCCGGCCACCTACTTCTCCGGCGGCAAGATCCAGTGGCTGCTGGAGAACGTGCCCGGCCTGCGGGAGGACGCGCGAGCCGGCGACGCGCTGTTCGGCACCACCGACAGCTGGCTGCTGTGGAACCTCACCGGCGGGGTCGACGGCGGCGTGCACGTCACCGACGTGACCAACGCCGGACGCACGATGCTGATGGACCTCGAGACCCTGGACTGGGACGACGAGCTGCTCGCCTGCTTCGACGTGCCGCGGGCGATGCTGCCGGAGATCAAGTCCTCCTCGCTGCCGGCCGGCTACGGCGTGACCCGCGCCGACGGCCCGCTCGGCGGCGAGGTGCCGCTGACCGCGGTGCTCGGCGACCAGCAGGCCGCCACCGTCGGCCAGGTCTGCTTCCGCCCCGGCGAGGCGAAGAACACCTACGGCACCGGCAACTTCCTGCTGATGAACACCGGCACCGAGATCGTCCGGTCCAGCCACGGGCTGCTCACCACGCCCGCCTACCGCTTCGGCGACGAGCCCGCCGTCTACGCCCTCGAAGGCTCGATCGCGGTCACCGGCTCGGCCGTGCAGTGGCTGCGCGACCAGCTCGGCATCATCTCCGGGGCGGCGCAGAGCGAGGCGCTGGCCCGGCAGGTGCAGGACACCGGCGGGGTCTACTTCGTCCCCGCCTTCTCCGGGCTGTTCGCCCCCTACTGGCGGTCCGACGCCCGCGGTGCGATCGTCGGGTTGTCGCGCTTCCACACCAACGCCCACCTGGCCCGGGCCACCCTGGAAGCGATCTGCTATCAGACCCGCGACGTGATCGAGGCGATGGAGCAGGACTCCGGCGTGCGCCTCGACGTGCTGCGCGTGGACGGGGGAGTGACCGCGAACGAGCTGGCCATGCAGATCCAGGCCGACGTGCTGGGCGTCGCCGTCTCGCGCCCGGTCGTGGCCGAGACCACCGCGCTCGGCGCCGCCTACGCGGCCGGGCTCGCGGTCGGCTTCTGGGACTCGACGCAGGAGCTGGTCGGCAACTGGCACGAGGCCCGGCGCTGGGAGCCCGAGTGGGACGAGCCGCGCCGGGAGAAGGGGTATCGCGGCTGGAAGAAGGCGGTGACCCGGACTCTGGACTGGGTGGAGATCGAAGAGGGCTGA
- a CDS encoding GNAT family N-acetyltransferase, with translation MPEIELRAFGREDLPLLAGWLANEHVARWWPQEDLSLAALDAYYGPAIDGTDPTLLYLAVADGVPVGFVQTYRHADHPGWDRAVGIPAVAGIDYLIGEADRCGKGLGTAVIATLCAHAFRLFPDLAGIVSAPQAANTPSCRVLEKNGFRLLGVRDIESDDPGDAGPSAVYLLERP, from the coding sequence ATGCCGGAGATCGAACTGCGGGCGTTCGGCCGCGAGGATCTGCCGTTGCTCGCCGGCTGGCTGGCGAACGAGCACGTGGCGCGCTGGTGGCCGCAGGAAGACCTGTCCCTCGCAGCCCTCGATGCCTACTACGGTCCGGCCATCGACGGCACGGACCCGACGCTGCTCTACCTGGCCGTCGCCGACGGCGTCCCGGTCGGCTTCGTGCAGACCTACCGTCATGCCGATCACCCGGGCTGGGACCGGGCCGTGGGGATCCCTGCCGTCGCCGGGATCGATTATCTGATCGGCGAGGCGGACCGCTGCGGCAAGGGCCTCGGCACCGCCGTCATCGCGACGCTCTGCGCGCACGCGTTCCGGCTGTTCCCGGACCTGGCCGGCATCGTCTCCGCACCCCAGGCCGCGAACACGCCGTCGTGTCGTGTGCTGGAGAAGAACGGGTTCCGGCTACTGGGCGTCCGCGACATCGAGTCGGACGATCCCGGCGACGCGGGGCCTTCCGCGGTTTACCTGCTGGAACGGCCCTAG
- a CDS encoding MmcQ/YjbR family DNA-binding protein, translated as MAVTVADLLAYSLRKPGAWEDDPWGGDIVAKVGTKIFAFFGDPNSSTTMGVKCGRNRDVADEWVARYPGDVQPSSYIGRFGWNSLTVGGAIPDEELFEAVDTSYLEIAVKLPKRERPDGYEKA; from the coding sequence ATGGCCGTGACCGTGGCCGACCTGCTGGCCTACAGCCTGCGCAAGCCGGGCGCCTGGGAGGACGACCCGTGGGGCGGGGACATCGTGGCGAAGGTGGGCACGAAGATCTTCGCGTTCTTCGGCGACCCGAACTCGAGCACCACGATGGGCGTGAAGTGCGGCCGGAACCGCGACGTGGCGGACGAGTGGGTCGCGCGCTATCCCGGGGACGTCCAACCGTCGAGCTACATCGGCCGCTTCGGCTGGAACTCGCTCACGGTGGGCGGGGCGATCCCGGACGAGGAGCTGTTCGAGGCCGTCGACACCTCGTACCTGGAGATCGCGGTCAAGCTGCCCAAGAGGGAACGGCCGGACGGTTACGAGAAGGCCTGA
- the ileS gene encoding isoleucine--tRNA ligase has translation MTRIYPKAAAGAADDGVPSGPRFPEIELRVLDYWGSDDTFRASVEARPVGERGANEFVFYDGPPFANGLPHYGHLLTGYVKDLIPRYQTMRGCRVERRFGWDTHGLPAELEAMRQLGIKTKAEIEQAGIAAFNDSCRASVLRYTQAWHDYVTRQARWVDFENDYKTLDLSYMESVMWAFKQLYDKGLVYEGYRCLPYCWNDETPLSAHELRMDEDVYQPRRDPAVTVGYRLETGELALIWTTTPWTLPSNLAMAVHRDVDYVVVESDFAGRTERYILAEERLAAYAKELGQDPESRIVRRCKGSELVGLGYTPPFSYFLGHPKSHVVLHADYVTTSDGTGIVHIAPAFGEEDKLLTDQYGIVPVVPVAADGTFTEPVSEYAGLHVFKANAKIIEHLKARTEGEAGEAGASTEGTVLLRHETYEHSYPHCWRCRNPLIYMAVSSWFVATTAIRERMLELNEPITWVPEHVKHGQFGKWLSNTRDWSISRNRYWGSPIPVWRSDDPHYPRVDVYGSLAELGADFGVEVTDLHRPAVDELTRPNPDDPTGRSTMRRVTDVLDCWFESGSMSFAQVHYPFENAEWFDSHFPGDFIVEYIGQTRGWFYTMHVMAAALFDRPAFSTCLSHGIVLGSDGQKMSKSLRNYPDVTEVFDRDGADAMRWFLMSSPILRGGNLIVTEQAIREGVRQVLIPLWNSWYFFQLYANAAGYEARATLEAQDPLDRYLLAKLRELVESVGEQLDGYRIAEACDSVRGFFDLLTNWYIRRSRERFWGTGGAADPAPFDTLYTALETACRISAPLLPLIAEEVWRGLTGGRSVHLTDWPEAERLPQDAELVSAMDRTREVCSVAAALRKANDLRVRLPLGELTVVAPGASSWARFAPIMADEVNVRTVTLLDPDDPDARRLRMGEQLTIMPRVAGPRLGAEVQRVIRASKSGDWFVSPAGRVVCGGIELELSEYVLETVFDHGAEETATAPLPGGGFVLLDVSVTSEFAAEGLARDAVRTVQQARRTAGFGVSDRISLLVAGTPGAIEALRTHQELLARETLALEVELLDLAVLDAEAESRLGDPVRVGDDQSVRIAVARHAQ, from the coding sequence ATGACCCGGATCTATCCGAAAGCCGCCGCCGGAGCCGCGGACGACGGCGTCCCGTCCGGGCCGCGGTTCCCCGAGATCGAGCTGCGGGTGCTCGACTACTGGGGCTCCGACGACACTTTCCGCGCCTCGGTCGAGGCGCGTCCGGTCGGCGAGCGCGGCGCGAACGAGTTCGTGTTCTACGACGGTCCGCCCTTCGCCAACGGCCTGCCGCACTACGGACATCTGCTCACCGGCTATGTCAAAGACCTCATTCCGCGGTACCAGACCATGCGCGGCTGCCGGGTGGAACGCCGCTTCGGCTGGGACACGCACGGCCTGCCCGCGGAGCTCGAGGCGATGCGGCAGCTCGGGATCAAGACCAAGGCCGAGATCGAGCAGGCCGGCATCGCCGCGTTCAACGACTCCTGCCGCGCATCGGTGCTGCGCTACACCCAGGCCTGGCACGACTACGTCACCCGTCAGGCCCGGTGGGTCGACTTCGAGAACGACTACAAGACGCTCGACCTGTCCTACATGGAGAGCGTCATGTGGGCGTTCAAGCAGCTCTATGACAAGGGTCTGGTTTACGAGGGCTATCGCTGCCTGCCCTACTGCTGGAACGACGAGACCCCGCTCTCCGCGCACGAGCTACGTATGGACGAGGACGTCTACCAGCCGCGCCGCGACCCTGCCGTCACCGTCGGATACCGCCTCGAGACCGGCGAGCTCGCGCTGATCTGGACCACGACGCCGTGGACGCTGCCGTCGAACCTCGCCATGGCCGTGCACCGCGACGTCGACTACGTGGTGGTCGAGTCGGACTTCGCCGGCCGGACCGAACGCTACATCCTGGCCGAGGAGCGGCTGGCCGCCTACGCGAAGGAGCTCGGCCAGGACCCTGAGTCGCGGATCGTGCGACGCTGCAAGGGTTCCGAGCTCGTCGGACTGGGCTACACCCCGCCGTTCTCCTACTTCCTCGGGCATCCGAAGTCGCACGTCGTCCTGCACGCGGACTACGTCACGACCTCCGACGGCACCGGCATCGTGCACATCGCGCCCGCCTTCGGCGAGGAGGACAAGCTGCTCACCGACCAGTACGGCATCGTGCCGGTCGTGCCGGTAGCCGCGGACGGCACCTTCACCGAGCCGGTCTCCGAGTACGCCGGCCTGCACGTCTTCAAGGCCAACGCGAAGATCATCGAGCATCTCAAGGCTCGAACCGAGGGCGAGGCAGGCGAGGCCGGCGCGAGCACCGAGGGCACGGTGCTGCTGCGGCACGAGACGTACGAGCACTCCTACCCGCACTGCTGGCGCTGCCGCAATCCCCTGATCTACATGGCGGTCTCCTCCTGGTTCGTGGCCACCACCGCGATCCGGGAGCGCATGCTCGAGCTCAACGAGCCGATCACCTGGGTGCCCGAGCACGTCAAGCACGGCCAGTTCGGCAAGTGGCTCAGCAACACCCGGGACTGGTCGATCAGCCGCAACCGCTACTGGGGCAGCCCCATCCCGGTCTGGCGCTCCGACGATCCGCACTACCCGCGGGTCGACGTCTACGGCTCGCTGGCCGAGCTCGGCGCGGACTTCGGCGTCGAGGTGACCGACCTGCACCGGCCGGCCGTCGACGAGCTCACCCGGCCCAACCCGGACGATCCGACCGGCCGCTCCACCATGCGCCGGGTCACCGACGTGCTCGACTGCTGGTTCGAGTCCGGGTCGATGTCCTTCGCCCAGGTGCACTACCCCTTCGAGAACGCCGAGTGGTTCGACTCCCACTTCCCGGGCGACTTCATCGTCGAGTACATCGGGCAGACCCGCGGGTGGTTCTACACGATGCACGTCATGGCCGCCGCGCTGTTCGACCGGCCCGCCTTCTCCACCTGCCTGAGCCACGGCATCGTGCTCGGCTCGGACGGCCAGAAGATGTCGAAGTCGCTGCGCAACTACCCGGACGTGACCGAGGTCTTCGACCGCGACGGCGCCGACGCGATGCGCTGGTTCCTGATGTCCTCGCCGATCCTGCGCGGCGGCAACCTGATCGTGACCGAGCAGGCCATCCGCGAGGGCGTGCGCCAGGTGCTGATCCCGCTGTGGAACAGCTGGTACTTCTTCCAGCTCTACGCCAACGCGGCCGGCTACGAGGCCCGGGCCACGCTCGAGGCGCAGGACCCGCTCGACCGCTACCTGCTGGCGAAGCTGCGCGAACTGGTGGAGAGCGTGGGCGAGCAGCTCGACGGCTACCGCATCGCCGAGGCCTGCGACAGTGTGCGCGGCTTCTTCGACCTGCTCACCAACTGGTACATCCGGCGGTCCCGGGAGCGGTTCTGGGGCACCGGCGGCGCGGCCGACCCGGCGCCGTTCGACACGCTGTACACGGCGCTGGAGACCGCGTGCCGGATCTCCGCGCCGCTGCTGCCGCTGATCGCCGAGGAGGTCTGGCGCGGCCTGACCGGCGGACGCTCGGTCCATCTGACCGACTGGCCCGAGGCCGAGCGGCTGCCTCAGGACGCGGAGTTGGTCTCGGCGATGGACCGCACCCGGGAGGTGTGCTCGGTGGCCGCGGCCCTGCGCAAGGCCAACGACCTGCGGGTGCGGCTGCCGTTGGGCGAGCTGACCGTGGTCGCGCCGGGCGCATCGAGCTGGGCCCGGTTCGCCCCGATCATGGCCGACGAGGTCAACGTGCGCACGGTGACGCTGCTCGACCCGGACGACCCGGACGCGCGGCGGCTGCGGATGGGGGAGCAGCTGACCATCATGCCGCGGGTGGCCGGTCCGCGGCTCGGCGCCGAGGTGCAGAGGGTGATCCGGGCGAGCAAGTCAGGGGACTGGTTCGTCTCCCCGGCCGGCCGGGTCGTGTGCGGCGGGATCGAGCTCGAACTCAGCGAATACGTGCTGGAGACCGTCTTCGACCACGGCGCCGAGGAGACCGCGACCGCGCCGCTGCCGGGCGGCGGCTTCGTCCTGCTCGACGTCTCGGTCACCTCGGAGTTCGCGGCCGAGGGCCTGGCCCGCGACGCCGTGCGGACCGTCCAGCAGGCTCGGCGGACTGCCGGATTCGGCGTCTCGGACCGGATTTCGCTGCTGGTCGCGGGCACGCCGGGTGCGATCGAGGCGCTGCGCACGCATCAGGAGCTGCTGGCCCGCGAGACGCTCGCGCTCGAGGTCGAACTGCTCGACCTCGCCGTCCTCGACGCCGAGGCCGAGTCCCGGCTCGGCGATCCGGTGCGCGTCGGCGACGACCAGAGCGTACGGATCGCGGTGGCCCGCCACGCGCAATAG
- a CDS encoding AAA family ATPase, producing MAESPLLASLRRAVESAPEDLPLRLHLAGLLVDEGLTDQAVGHLGTVLSREPGSPQALELMRRALGAGASAAAAAAPAAPVAPVAPVAAPEPGPAPASPDGFDWNAAARDLGELAEPLFVGPAAGSGESDAPAGSAYEVEDVGVRLSDVGGMEEVKRRLDVAFLKPMRNPELSRMYRKSLRGGLLLYGPPGCGKTFVARAVAGELGAKFFSVTLADVIDMYIGQSERNLAAVFDTARRNSPCVLFFDEIDALGRKRGNLRTDANRGVVNQFLTELDSVDAVNDGVFVLGATNTPWDVDTALRRPGRLDRTLLVAPPDRPAREAILRYHLQDRPVSRIDVAALAKRTEGYSGADLAHVCETAAETALLAAAEEGTLRLIGMADLEAAIDEVRPSIGPWLEEARNVVLFANSSGAYDELHAYMKKNRLL from the coding sequence GTGGCCGAGAGCCCGTTGCTGGCCAGCCTGCGCAGGGCCGTGGAAAGCGCACCGGAGGACCTCCCGTTGCGGCTGCACCTGGCCGGCCTGCTGGTGGACGAGGGACTGACCGACCAGGCGGTCGGGCACCTGGGGACGGTGCTCAGCCGCGAGCCGGGCTCGCCGCAGGCGCTGGAGCTGATGCGCCGGGCCCTGGGCGCAGGCGCGTCGGCCGCGGCAGCCGCGGCGCCCGCTGCACCTGTCGCGCCTGTCGCACCTGTCGCAGCACCCGAGCCGGGCCCCGCACCCGCCTCCCCCGACGGTTTCGACTGGAACGCGGCCGCCCGCGACCTCGGCGAGTTGGCCGAGCCGCTCTTCGTCGGCCCGGCCGCCGGGTCCGGCGAATCCGACGCGCCCGCCGGGTCCGCGTACGAGGTGGAGGACGTCGGCGTGCGCCTGTCCGACGTCGGCGGTATGGAGGAGGTCAAGCGGCGGCTCGACGTCGCCTTCCTCAAGCCGATGCGCAACCCCGAGCTCAGCCGGATGTATCGCAAATCCCTGCGAGGCGGCCTGCTGCTGTACGGGCCGCCCGGCTGCGGCAAGACCTTCGTGGCCCGGGCGGTCGCGGGCGAGCTGGGCGCCAAGTTCTTCTCGGTCACCCTCGCCGACGTCATCGACATGTACATCGGCCAGAGCGAGCGCAACCTGGCCGCGGTCTTCGACACCGCGCGGCGCAACTCCCCGTGCGTGCTCTTCTTCGACGAGATCGACGCGCTCGGGCGCAAGCGCGGGAACCTGCGCACCGACGCGAACCGCGGCGTGGTCAACCAGTTCCTGACCGAGCTCGACTCCGTCGACGCCGTGAACGACGGGGTGTTCGTGCTCGGCGCGACCAACACCCCGTGGGACGTGGACACCGCCCTGCGCCGGCCGGGCCGGCTCGACCGGACGCTGCTGGTGGCACCTCCGGACCGGCCCGCGCGCGAGGCGATCCTGCGCTACCACCTGCAAGACCGCCCGGTGAGCCGGATCGACGTGGCCGCGCTGGCCAAGCGGACCGAGGGCTATTCCGGGGCCGACCTGGCGCACGTGTGCGAGACCGCGGCCGAGACGGCGCTGCTCGCGGCGGCGGAGGAGGGGACGCTGCGGCTGATCGGCATGGCCGACCTGGAGGCGGCGATCGACGAGGTCCGGCCGTCGATCGGGCCGTGGCTGGAGGAGGCGCGCAACGTCGTGCTGTTCGCCAACAGCTCCGGCGCCTACGACGAGCTGCACGCCTACATGAAGAAGAATCGCCTGCTGTGA